A region of Streptomyces sp. NBC_01788 DNA encodes the following proteins:
- a CDS encoding DUF4238 domain-containing protein has protein sequence MPQSYLARFGRGDMVRVRRRCPPKTYLANVKNVAAETGFYTITDENGLPSTAIEHELSGLEGQGLAALRRIDETGMPPAVGSDDRELLCLYLAVQFARTPRKRTGPLFGRNVTAYANGREVDMALMTEYLTRKHLGHPPREAEVQGAFDYYHGTRAMNGGNDPTHDEAVAVTFSSVRVCIPQYRARHWRLETCRKPIFLTSDAPLVLWRPETPEDAYRGFGLEGAHEIRFPVSPTAQLVLVPGHGTSAKEVSLSRVNSCNQDLADTCEQVVIGHPDRHAALDRVQLSERGPTLRFNTAPGFQENPDGTVEPMGKDILHLWTTRR, from the coding sequence GTGCCGCAGAGCTATCTGGCACGATTCGGGCGAGGCGACATGGTCAGAGTGAGACGCCGGTGCCCGCCGAAGACGTACCTCGCCAACGTCAAGAACGTTGCTGCCGAGACCGGCTTCTACACGATCACGGACGAGAACGGCCTGCCCTCCACGGCCATCGAGCACGAGCTCAGTGGCCTGGAAGGGCAGGGGCTTGCCGCCCTGCGGCGAATAGACGAGACGGGAATGCCGCCGGCCGTCGGCAGCGACGACCGTGAGCTGCTCTGCCTCTACCTGGCTGTGCAGTTTGCCAGGACACCACGCAAGCGCACTGGTCCGCTCTTCGGGCGTAATGTCACCGCCTACGCAAACGGCCGGGAAGTCGACATGGCTCTCATGACCGAGTACCTCACGCGCAAGCATCTCGGTCACCCGCCACGGGAAGCCGAAGTCCAGGGCGCCTTCGACTACTACCACGGCACACGGGCGATGAACGGCGGCAACGACCCAACCCACGACGAAGCGGTCGCCGTGACCTTCAGCTCGGTCCGGGTGTGCATCCCGCAGTACCGTGCCCGGCACTGGCGCCTCGAGACCTGCCGCAAGCCGATCTTCCTCACCTCCGACGCACCCCTCGTGCTCTGGCGCCCGGAAACTCCGGAGGACGCCTACCGAGGGTTCGGCCTGGAGGGGGCTCACGAGATCAGATTCCCGGTCAGCCCCACAGCTCAGCTCGTCCTCGTCCCCGGCCACGGCACATCCGCGAAAGAGGTCAGCCTCAGCCGAGTGAACAGCTGCAACCAGGACCTCGCGGACACCTGCGAACAGGTCGTCATCGGGCACCCGGACCGGCACGCCGCGCTCGACAGGGTCCAGCTGAGCGAGCGCGGGCCCACGCTGCGCTTCAACACGGCCCCCGGCTTCCAGGAGAACCCGGACGGCACGGTAGAGCCCATGGGGAAGGACATCCTTCATCTCTGGACCACTCGCCGCTGA
- a CDS encoding ABC-three component system protein, whose protein sequence is MAAKDDQFEASASALGYLYQFAKALQFCIEQWVGGLEWSVAVEAADDIEKHAGSVRELLQLKQRADGTRLTDSAPDLWKTLRIWCEAATAGRIDLAETNLFLMTTAELPPDSAGYHLQPKASGHRDEGKALTLLRAAREASSSDKLQKAFAAFDGLEADGAVGHSALLARIDVIGDAPRIDEVRETMLGHAALVVGHDLAKSFLTRLEGWFYDRVIEQMRTPGGAPITGEEFDQIFSDLRHQFGPNNLPIDPDIADLNPEPAESADKMFVRQLDLIGVGSERIRLAVRDYVRAFNQRSRWSEEKLLRVGELGRYERRLVEEWQARFADMREDLGDDATEEEMKREAKLIYRWVDREARAQIRTGLEEVFIPKGSYHMLADELRVGWHPDFTARLMALLEPTGAR, encoded by the coding sequence ATGGCGGCCAAGGACGATCAGTTCGAAGCATCTGCTTCAGCGCTCGGCTACCTCTACCAGTTCGCCAAGGCGCTGCAGTTCTGCATCGAGCAGTGGGTGGGCGGACTGGAGTGGAGTGTTGCTGTTGAGGCCGCCGACGACATCGAGAAGCATGCCGGGTCGGTGAGAGAGCTACTTCAGCTCAAGCAACGAGCAGACGGCACGCGGCTGACTGACTCGGCCCCCGATCTGTGGAAGACGCTTCGGATCTGGTGCGAGGCAGCTACGGCCGGGCGGATCGACCTCGCCGAAACGAACCTCTTCCTGATGACGACGGCCGAGCTCCCGCCAGACAGTGCCGGCTATCACCTGCAGCCCAAAGCCAGCGGACATCGTGACGAAGGCAAGGCCCTCACCTTGCTGCGGGCGGCCCGTGAAGCATCCTCGAGCGACAAGCTGCAGAAGGCATTTGCGGCTTTCGACGGGCTGGAAGCCGATGGGGCTGTAGGACACAGCGCCCTGCTTGCCCGGATCGACGTCATCGGTGACGCTCCGCGGATCGACGAGGTCCGCGAGACGATGCTCGGCCATGCGGCCCTCGTGGTGGGGCACGACCTCGCTAAGTCCTTCCTCACCCGCCTCGAGGGATGGTTCTACGACCGGGTGATCGAGCAGATGCGCACACCTGGCGGCGCGCCCATCACCGGCGAGGAGTTCGACCAGATCTTCAGCGATCTACGCCACCAGTTCGGTCCCAACAATCTGCCTATCGACCCCGATATCGCCGACCTGAACCCTGAGCCTGCCGAGTCCGCCGACAAGATGTTCGTCCGCCAACTTGACCTGATTGGCGTCGGATCCGAACGCATCCGTCTCGCCGTGCGGGACTACGTGCGGGCATTCAACCAACGATCGCGCTGGTCGGAGGAGAAGCTGCTCCGCGTAGGAGAGCTCGGCAGATACGAGCGCAGGCTGGTTGAGGAGTGGCAGGCGCGCTTCGCGGACATGCGGGAGGACCTCGGAGACGACGCAACCGAGGAGGAGATGAAGCGGGAGGCCAAACTGATCTATCGCTGGGTTGACCGGGAGGCCCGCGCCCAGATCCGCACCGGCCTCGAAGAAGTGTTCATCCCCAAGGGCTCATACCACATGCTCGCCGACGAACTACGGGTCGGCTGGCATCCGGACTTCACCGCCCGGCTGATGGCCCTCCTTGAGCCGACCGGAGCACGCTGA
- a CDS encoding three component ABC system middle component produces MAAVELSREERALYNPAFTAVLCTRAVQGYDKEYAAPCPLQVAVTAAVMALQPSIRAVLPATTGTGLMGWLDENDAVRVAMTRHAASLAAVVRPGLLFALQSHILHWDSEGLTLVPRALTKTIKGDTEQSVAIQKAAVQLGRWLPSTGSFSTVLTLLGVKP; encoded by the coding sequence ATGGCGGCAGTCGAACTGAGCCGCGAGGAGCGGGCCCTGTACAACCCGGCGTTCACAGCGGTGCTGTGTACCCGGGCAGTCCAGGGCTATGACAAGGAGTACGCGGCTCCGTGCCCGTTGCAGGTGGCCGTGACAGCTGCCGTTATGGCCCTGCAACCATCCATCCGGGCGGTCCTGCCGGCCACCACGGGAACCGGTCTGATGGGGTGGCTGGACGAGAACGACGCCGTGCGAGTCGCCATGACACGCCACGCGGCCTCGTTGGCTGCGGTCGTGCGCCCCGGCCTGCTGTTCGCGTTGCAGAGTCACATCCTGCACTGGGACAGCGAGGGACTGACTCTCGTTCCCCGCGCACTCACCAAAACGATCAAGGGCGACACGGAACAGAGCGTCGCCATCCAGAAGGCTGCCGTCCAGCTCGGGCGCTGGCTGCCCAGCACCGGAAGCTTCAGTACCGTCCTGACCCTCCTTGGAGTCAAGCCGTGA
- a CDS encoding DUF3732 domain-containing protein, which translates to MTFQIQAVTIYGKKPGQMRTVPFDPGTLNIVTGDSRRGKSALLTIIDYCLASNGYPVKAGKVRDYVSVYALTLVKPGQQLFVARRAPEGKAAVSTVLCILSQAPGTPPPPLQELKFATPLDAAKDMLSDFCGIDRTVRVPAVGRAQTIAPSIRHALFFCLQAQNEVANPDLLFHSQGEEWRPNTIRGVIPYFLGAVDPEQALRRNRLRLLRRDLADLETALAPSRNLDPAAGQARALLIEAVEAHLVAPLTNPEPSADEVLSLLRQAMNHTGPPPEQDSDEDPLSALTTRRNELRGLHGQTRVKIADLKRALAENTDFTTQATEQRARLVSLGLLRRDPETSNASHCPVCDSSLPSANDTVTALTRDLAHLDGDLQVIGSDTPAIQRLISQEEERLQELRSALARNQEEINEVTAGMRALQQEPDDARRAAMVQGRISLYLDTAARRAVTPQVEDRREELRQQIADLEELLSDDTQGERLASYLSLISQKITSKAAGLSLEHSENPIRLDVNRLTVIADKADGPLPLPEMGSGENHLGYHVAAMLSLHEWFTEHRAPVPRVLVLDQPSQVFFPPDHTGEAILGANDRHKLLKIFQTIHQTLRLLEGQFQVIVMEHADLDHPDFSPYVTQRWRYDTDQALVPADWIEEEAD; encoded by the coding sequence GTGACCTTTCAGATCCAGGCGGTCACCATCTACGGCAAGAAGCCCGGCCAGATGCGCACCGTGCCCTTTGATCCCGGCACCCTCAACATCGTCACCGGCGACTCCCGACGCGGCAAAAGCGCACTGCTGACCATCATCGATTACTGCCTCGCCAGCAACGGCTACCCTGTCAAGGCTGGCAAGGTCCGCGACTACGTCAGCGTCTACGCCCTCACTTTGGTCAAGCCCGGCCAGCAACTCTTCGTCGCCCGCCGCGCACCCGAAGGCAAAGCCGCCGTCAGCACCGTCCTGTGCATCCTCTCGCAAGCCCCCGGCACCCCGCCTCCACCGCTGCAAGAGCTCAAGTTCGCCACCCCGCTGGACGCGGCAAAGGACATGCTCAGCGACTTCTGCGGCATCGACCGCACAGTCCGCGTACCAGCCGTTGGCCGAGCCCAGACCATCGCCCCGTCCATCCGCCACGCCCTGTTCTTCTGCCTCCAAGCGCAGAACGAGGTCGCTAACCCAGACCTGCTCTTCCACTCCCAAGGCGAGGAGTGGCGACCCAACACCATCCGCGGTGTCATCCCGTACTTCCTGGGCGCCGTAGACCCAGAGCAGGCACTGCGTCGCAACCGGCTTCGCCTCCTGCGCCGCGACCTCGCTGACCTCGAAACCGCGCTCGCCCCCTCACGGAACCTCGACCCCGCCGCCGGCCAGGCCCGCGCCCTGCTCATTGAGGCCGTCGAAGCGCACCTGGTAGCACCCCTGACCAATCCAGAGCCATCAGCCGACGAAGTGCTGAGCCTTCTACGCCAGGCCATGAACCACACCGGCCCCCCGCCTGAGCAGGACAGCGACGAGGATCCCCTCAGCGCACTCACCACGCGACGCAACGAGCTACGCGGCCTCCACGGACAGACCCGTGTAAAGATCGCCGATCTCAAGCGAGCACTTGCCGAGAACACGGACTTCACCACCCAAGCCACCGAGCAGCGTGCCCGTTTGGTCTCCCTCGGCCTGCTCCGCCGAGACCCCGAGACCTCCAACGCCTCGCACTGCCCCGTGTGTGATAGCAGCCTTCCCTCCGCCAACGACACGGTCACCGCCCTCACCCGCGACCTCGCACATCTGGACGGCGATCTCCAGGTAATCGGTAGCGACACCCCAGCGATTCAACGCCTGATCAGCCAGGAGGAAGAGCGCCTGCAGGAACTGCGCTCTGCACTCGCCCGGAATCAAGAAGAGATCAACGAAGTCACCGCGGGGATGCGGGCCCTACAACAGGAACCCGACGACGCTCGCCGCGCCGCCATGGTCCAGGGACGCATCAGTCTCTACCTGGACACCGCCGCTCGCCGCGCAGTAACCCCTCAAGTGGAAGACCGGCGAGAAGAACTCCGTCAGCAGATCGCCGACCTGGAAGAACTGCTCAGCGACGACACACAAGGCGAGCGCCTCGCCAGCTACCTCTCACTGATCAGCCAGAAGATCACCAGTAAGGCCGCAGGGCTCAGCCTCGAGCATTCGGAGAACCCCATCCGGCTCGACGTCAACCGCCTCACCGTCATCGCCGACAAGGCCGATGGCCCGTTGCCCCTACCCGAGATGGGCAGCGGAGAGAACCACCTCGGCTACCACGTAGCAGCCATGCTCAGCCTTCACGAGTGGTTCACTGAGCACCGCGCACCCGTGCCTCGTGTCCTGGTGCTCGACCAACCGTCGCAGGTCTTCTTCCCGCCCGACCACACAGGCGAAGCCATTCTGGGAGCCAACGACCGCCACAAGCTGCTGAAGATCTTCCAGACAATCCATCAGACGCTGCGCCTGCTGGAAGGCCAGTTCCAGGTCATCGTCATGGAACACGCCGACCTGGACCACCCGGACTTCAGCCCATACGTAACCCAGCGATGGCGCTACGACACCGATCAAGCACTCGTACCTGCCGACTGGATTGAGGAAGAGGCTGACTGA